A region of Faecalibacterium taiwanense DNA encodes the following proteins:
- a CDS encoding S-layer homology domain-containing protein, with amino-acid sequence MKKRLFACLLAACLAVSVLVLPASAASLNNSAIQTAITLGAMDTSQTGSLDAAVTRGAFAKMLVSFSAYRESASQQGNLGTLYKDVPGSSQWAPYVRIAVQQGWINGYTDGTFRPDNTVTLEEACTAALKLLGYKMTDLNGVFPTAQLNKAQELGLRNQLNRSQSEAMNYEDCALLLYNTLTANTASGSAYGTSLGFTVSNGQVDTSTVMLKSLKGPFVAAEGTQLPFTPVSIYRNDKVSASAELNRYDVYYYSESLQTVWIYTRKAAGRITAVSPSASAPTAITVAGTSYQLGSTAVASKVSSLNGGGVGEVVTLLLGMNNEAADVITGAEADEVFYGVVQGAARSLVEDNGADVLQRVAVMCTDGVQRTVNVDKSLNYPKGWLVEIRVTPEGESVSGIENKAVTGKVNADATALGSYALADDVQILDTTAEGVAGTVRPSRLAGTDLNLLNVRYYTLNEKGEIDRLILNDVTGDLWTYGVLDDIKNVAVNYSELQTLAKIIFTGKSDSTDTQDKIVDDLKDVLVPTTSEVLWGVINGDILSTLWQKITANTDSLLSLGLRQVGSLVGEPYASIFRYIGGGATYVCYVNGSQVAFTTNVKYPVLVGGVAARRETTGSVRTMVQLMPMKIDQVGAASVMSNGTRFEMADDAQVYLWYKGQYYATKLTEVNSEGYYLTGWYDNFGCAAGKRVRVIVAVKKD; translated from the coding sequence ATGAAAAAACGTCTCTTCGCATGTCTGCTTGCAGCATGCCTGGCTGTATCCGTGCTGGTGCTTCCGGCATCGGCGGCCAGCCTGAACAACTCGGCCATCCAGACGGCCATCACGCTGGGCGCTATGGATACCAGCCAGACCGGCAGTCTGGATGCTGCCGTCACCCGCGGTGCATTTGCCAAGATGCTGGTCTCCTTTTCGGCCTACCGCGAAAGCGCCAGCCAGCAGGGCAATCTGGGCACACTGTATAAGGATGTGCCCGGCAGCTCTCAGTGGGCACCCTATGTGCGCATTGCGGTGCAGCAGGGCTGGATAAACGGCTATACTGATGGTACATTCCGCCCGGATAATACGGTCACGCTGGAAGAAGCCTGCACCGCAGCGCTCAAGCTGCTGGGCTATAAAATGACCGACCTCAACGGCGTGTTCCCGACGGCACAGCTGAACAAGGCGCAGGAACTGGGCCTGCGTAACCAGCTGAACCGCAGCCAGAGCGAGGCCATGAACTATGAGGATTGTGCTTTGCTGCTGTATAACACCCTCACGGCAAACACCGCCTCTGGCAGCGCCTATGGTACCAGCCTGGGCTTTACGGTTTCGAACGGTCAGGTGGACACCTCCACGGTAATGCTCAAGAGCCTGAAGGGACCCTTTGTGGCAGCGGAAGGCACCCAGCTGCCTTTTACGCCGGTGAGCATCTACCGCAACGATAAGGTCTCGGCTTCTGCAGAGCTGAACCGCTACGATGTGTATTATTACAGCGAAAGTCTGCAGACTGTATGGATCTACACCCGCAAAGCAGCAGGCCGCATCACTGCCGTTTCGCCCAGCGCCAGCGCACCCACGGCCATTACCGTGGCGGGCACCAGCTATCAGCTGGGCAGCACAGCAGTGGCTTCCAAGGTGTCCAGCCTGAACGGCGGCGGTGTGGGCGAAGTGGTCACTCTGCTGCTGGGCATGAACAATGAGGCGGCGGATGTTATTACCGGCGCAGAGGCCGACGAGGTGTTCTACGGCGTGGTGCAGGGCGCAGCCCGCAGCCTTGTGGAAGATAACGGCGCGGATGTGCTGCAGCGCGTGGCTGTCATGTGCACCGATGGTGTTCAGCGCACTGTGAATGTGGACAAAAGCCTGAACTACCCCAAGGGCTGGCTGGTAGAGATCCGTGTAACGCCGGAAGGCGAGTCCGTGAGCGGCATCGAGAACAAGGCCGTTACCGGCAAGGTCAATGCAGATGCAACGGCACTGGGCAGCTATGCCCTTGCCGACGATGTACAGATTCTGGATACAACTGCGGAGGGTGTGGCTGGGACGGTTCGTCCCAGCCGCCTAGCGGGAACAGACCTGAATCTTCTGAACGTCCGCTACTATACGCTGAATGAGAAGGGCGAGATCGACCGCCTGATCCTGAATGATGTCACCGGCGACCTGTGGACCTACGGCGTGCTGGATGATATCAAGAATGTGGCAGTCAACTACTCGGAACTGCAGACGCTGGCCAAGATCATTTTCACCGGCAAGAGCGACAGCACGGATACGCAGGATAAGATCGTGGACGACCTGAAGGATGTTCTGGTGCCCACCACCAGCGAAGTGCTGTGGGGTGTGATCAACGGCGACATCCTCTCCACTCTGTGGCAGAAGATCACAGCCAACACGGATAGCCTGCTCAGCCTTGGTCTGCGGCAGGTGGGCAGCCTTGTAGGCGAACCGTATGCGTCCATCTTCCGCTATATTGGCGGCGGTGCTACCTATGTGTGCTATGTCAATGGTTCGCAGGTAGCTTTCACCACCAACGTCAAATATCCGGTGCTGGTAGGTGGTGTTGCAGCCCGCAGAGAGACGACCGGCAGCGTGCGGACGATGGTCCAGCTCATGCCCATGAAGATCGATCAGGTGGGTGCAGCGTCGGTCATGAGCAACGGCACCCGCTTTGAGATGGCGGACGACGCACAGGTGTATCTGTGGTACAAGGGTCAGTACTACGCCACCAAGCTGACCGAGGTCAACTCGGAGGGCTACTACCTGACCGGCTGGTACGATAACTTTGGCTGTGCTGCGGGCAAGCGCGTGCGTGTGATCGTGGCCGTCAAAAAGGACTGA
- a CDS encoding phosphoribosyltransferase family protein, translated as MDYYSVPRRILRGARQLVYPRRCPFCDRVLGSVPICPDCAAELEELRRKPGMRLDASQHYLGELTGAAAPFRYEGCVRRGILHTKYHAAPWAAVELGLWLAKLAFGSEMHMAGAEPVPELVEGMSLGYDCIVPVPASGRARGYNVPQLMAVPLARALGIPLYPKALGRTRAKRHQAGLPFEQRLANVAGAFRVTDTELVEGRKVLLVDDVITTGATAAACTQALLAAGAESVFAIALATVEFEMFPARDQPLQENEPDF; from the coding sequence ATGGATTATTACAGCGTCCCGCGCCGCATTCTGCGCGGGGCAAGACAGCTGGTGTATCCGCGCCGCTGCCCGTTTTGTGATCGGGTGCTGGGCAGTGTGCCCATCTGCCCGGATTGTGCCGCGGAGCTGGAAGAGCTGCGCAGGAAGCCGGGAATGCGGCTGGACGCTTCTCAGCATTATTTAGGGGAACTGACCGGTGCAGCAGCACCGTTCCGGTATGAGGGCTGTGTGCGGCGCGGCATCCTGCATACAAAATACCATGCTGCACCGTGGGCGGCGGTGGAGCTGGGCCTCTGGCTGGCAAAGCTGGCCTTTGGCAGCGAGATGCATATGGCCGGTGCAGAACCGGTGCCGGAGCTTGTGGAAGGCATGTCCCTTGGGTACGACTGCATCGTTCCCGTACCGGCATCCGGCAGAGCACGCGGCTACAATGTGCCGCAGCTCATGGCGGTGCCGCTGGCCCGCGCACTGGGGATACCGCTGTACCCGAAAGCACTGGGCCGCACTCGTGCAAAGCGGCATCAGGCGGGCCTGCCCTTTGAGCAGCGCCTTGCCAATGTGGCGGGTGCCTTCCGGGTGACGGACACGGAACTTGTGGAGGGCAGAAAGGTGCTTTTGGTAGACGATGTGATCACTACCGGTGCCACGGCAGCAGCCTGCACACAGGCGCTGCTGGCAGCCGGTGCCGAGAGTGTGTTTGCAATTGCACTTGCCACTGTTGAATTTGAAATGTTTCCCGCAAGGGATCAGCCGCTGCAGGAAAACGAGCCGGATTTTTGA
- a CDS encoding MBL fold metallo-hydrolase, with amino-acid sequence MAQKIKNHKTIKAKHQNGDFEMAYEIDFIGVNSEKSTKDADAICMRWRSGVSFDGTATYKIGVVDGGFEAHGDALVAHMNQYYFNDELNIKDITEKSVDFIVITHPDQDHTIGIKKVLENFSVKKIYMNRPWKYVDDLFDKINDGRITKESLARRLREKYKTIADIEDMAKEKNIPIYEAFEGTHIEDELLILSLKSNTI; translated from the coding sequence TTGGCACAGAAAATTAAAAATCACAAGACGATTAAAGCAAAGCACCAGAATGGAGACTTTGAAATGGCGTATGAAATCGATTTTATAGGTGTGAACTCAGAGAAAAGCACAAAAGATGCCGATGCAATTTGCATGCGTTGGAGGTCTGGAGTATCATTCGACGGAACAGCAACTTACAAAATAGGTGTCGTCGATGGTGGATTTGAGGCACATGGTGATGCTCTGGTTGCACACATGAACCAATATTATTTCAATGATGAACTTAATATAAAAGACATCACCGAAAAATCGGTTGATTTTATAGTTATAACTCATCCAGACCAAGACCATACAATTGGAATAAAAAAAGTTTTAGAGAATTTCAGCGTAAAAAAGATTTATATGAATCGCCCGTGGAAATACGTAGATGACCTTTTTGATAAAATTAATGATGGACGCATTACAAAAGAAAGTCTTGCAAGGAGATTGAGAGAAAAATATAAAACGATTGCTGATATTGAGGATATGGCTAAAGAAAAAAACATTCCAATTTATGAGGCGTTCGAGGGAACTCATATCGAAGATGAGTTGTTGATACTCTCCCTGAAAAGCAATACTATTTAA
- a CDS encoding transposase yields MRLIKNGTLIFLPGFAAVGRSKERAFEQKEKVHKHFPYPDEAIERLARAFYPAILACWNSEEGQREFAAWQAEQAHIATKEKQEVPAGELPALLIVCGFLQGASGWAHPVLVIN; encoded by the coding sequence TTGCGCCTGATAAAAAATGGAACTTTGATTTTCTTGCCCGGCTTTGCTGCGGTGGGACGATCAAAGGAGCGTGCGTTTGAACAAAAAGAAAAAGTCCACAAACACTTCCCCTATCCCGATGAAGCCATCGAACGTCTGGCACGGGCATTCTACCCGGCCATCCTTGCCTGCTGGAACAGTGAGGAAGGTCAGCGGGAGTTTGCCGCGTGGCAGGCGGAACAGGCTCATATTGCAACCAAAGAAAAACAGGAAGTTCCCGCTGGGGAACTCCCTGCCTTACTTATCGTGTGTGGATTTTTGCAGGGTGCGTCCGGGTGGGCGCACCCTGTTTTAGTTATAAATTAA
- a CDS encoding relaxase/mobilization nuclease domain-containing protein: protein MATLKHIASKNSDYAAIEAYLVYQHDAFTGKQLLDEQGRPKLRESYILDTLECGDFSFAMACLLANRKYGKNTQHSDIKSHQYIISFDPRDAADNGLTMEKAQALGLKFCEENFPGHPAIVCTHPDGHNHSGNIHVHIVIGSVRTREVERKPYMQKPRDWHEGMKHSSTAQTMRHLRVEVMELCESAGLYQIDLLNGSKERVSEAEYWVRRRGQLKLDRENAALTADGQLPRQKKFETVKVACRGEAPPFAAQTARSLKSPTGAFVASQTRTLRKQISSVLYRATSFEDFSDRLMQQYGIAVKESRGCLSYLPAGRTKFIRAKHLGDKFDKAAVFVTLQANAECKPKAQFKQDTIGKLIDIQSRMTEGKGIGYKRWLTKHNLKVMAQTVKLLQEKGLTDEDALNQRITELETKYHDSLAVVKDLEGRMKFNKELRYHIAAYTSTKGIVQQFNTVKRPAAFEEQHRAELTAYRAAAAYFKANNITKLPSPKKLEAEYAQLASEKAKFYEQYKEAKEELLKLKTAKQNVASFFREEEPAQQER, encoded by the coding sequence ATGGCAACGCTCAAGCATATCGCCTCTAAAAACTCGGACTACGCCGCCATCGAAGCGTACCTCGTTTACCAGCATGATGCGTTCACCGGGAAGCAACTTCTGGATGAACAGGGCAGACCGAAGCTGCGAGAATCGTACATCCTCGATACACTTGAGTGCGGCGATTTCTCGTTTGCAATGGCCTGTCTACTGGCAAACCGCAAGTATGGCAAGAACACGCAGCATAGTGATATTAAGAGCCACCAGTATATCATCAGCTTTGACCCACGAGATGCAGCCGACAACGGCTTGACCATGGAAAAGGCACAGGCACTTGGCCTGAAATTCTGCGAAGAAAACTTCCCCGGTCATCCCGCCATCGTCTGCACTCACCCGGATGGGCACAACCATTCGGGAAACATCCACGTCCACATCGTGATCGGCAGCGTCCGAACACGAGAAGTGGAACGCAAGCCCTATATGCAGAAGCCCCGCGACTGGCATGAGGGCATGAAGCACTCCAGCACTGCCCAGACCATGCGGCACCTCCGTGTCGAGGTAATGGAGTTGTGCGAAAGTGCCGGACTGTACCAGATCGACCTGCTCAACGGCTCGAAGGAGCGCGTGAGCGAAGCTGAGTATTGGGTGCGCAGACGCGGCCAATTGAAACTTGACCGTGAAAACGCAGCCCTCACCGCAGATGGACAGCTGCCCCGGCAGAAGAAGTTTGAAACCGTAAAGGTCGCTTGTCGGGGCGAGGCCCCTCCATTTGCTGCGCAAACCGCTCGGTCACTCAAAAGCCCCACTGGGGCTTTTGTTGCTTCGCAAACGCGAACCCTGCGGAAACAGATTTCTTCAGTGCTGTACCGTGCCACGAGCTTTGAAGATTTTTCTGACAGGCTCATGCAGCAGTATGGTATTGCCGTCAAGGAAAGCCGTGGGTGTCTGAGCTATCTGCCCGCTGGCAGAACAAAGTTTATCCGAGCGAAACATCTCGGTGACAAGTTCGATAAGGCGGCAGTGTTTGTCACGTTGCAGGCAAACGCCGAATGCAAACCCAAGGCGCAGTTCAAGCAGGATACCATCGGGAAACTGATCGACATCCAGTCGAGGATGACCGAGGGCAAGGGCATCGGCTATAAGCGTTGGCTCACGAAACACAATCTCAAAGTTATGGCGCAGACAGTGAAGCTTCTGCAGGAAAAGGGCTTAACCGACGAGGACGCCCTGAACCAGCGCATCACCGAACTGGAAACCAAGTATCACGATTCGCTGGCGGTGGTGAAAGACCTCGAAGGTCGCATGAAATTCAACAAAGAGCTGCGCTATCACATCGCAGCCTATACCAGCACCAAGGGTATCGTACAGCAGTTCAATACTGTCAAACGACCCGCAGCCTTTGAGGAACAGCATCGTGCAGAGCTGACAGCATACCGGGCGGCAGCAGCCTATTTCAAGGCAAACAACATCACAAAGCTGCCCAGCCCGAAAAAGCTGGAAGCCGAGTATGCGCAGCTGGCATCCGAAAAGGCAAAGTTCTACGAGCAGTACAAGGAAGCTAAGGAAGAACTGCTCAAACTGAAAACCGCGAAGCAGAATGTTGCGTCCTTTTTCCGGGAGGAAGAACCGGCGCAGCAGGAGAGATAA
- a CDS encoding plasmid mobilization protein — MTKTNVQPTPSIPQHHDTPNNKTHIIKFRVTAEEKTSLELTCKLLNLSLSTFIRRAIHNVKIEKTVIVAGGGEETLTAVSTLLAQCSKVGGNLNQLARHFNSGGADTEQIRAKLLDELADLTAFRLNAEKVLGELYGNAQAYRL; from the coding sequence ATGACCAAAACGAATGTTCAACCGACCCCTAGCATTCCCCAGCACCACGACACGCCGAACAACAAAACGCACATCATCAAGTTCCGTGTGACAGCGGAGGAAAAAACGTCACTGGAACTCACTTGCAAACTCCTGAATCTCTCCCTCTCCACTTTTATCCGCCGTGCCATCCACAACGTCAAGATCGAGAAAACGGTCATCGTTGCCGGTGGTGGCGAAGAAACCCTGACCGCCGTTTCCACCCTGCTTGCCCAGTGCAGCAAGGTGGGCGGCAACCTGAACCAGCTTGCAAGGCACTTCAATTCCGGCGGTGCAGACACCGAGCAGATCCGGGCGAAACTCCTTGACGAACTTGCAGACCTGACCGCATTTCGGCTCAACGCCGAGAAAGTTCTGGGTGAACTGTATGGCAACGCTCAAGCATATCGCCTCTAA
- a CDS encoding type I restriction-modification system subunit M, whose protein sequence is MAEKNTADIGFEKQIWNAACVLRGNMDASEYKGVVLGLIFLKYISDRFEEKYNQLVADGDGFEEDRDEYTSEGIFFVPAGARWSDVSAKAHDPEIGQVIDDAMRAIEKENARLKDILPKNFARPELDKRRLGEVVDLFTNIKMIEHGSEKDILGRTYEYCLSMFAEQEGKRGGEFFTPSCVVRTLVEVLQPFKGRVYDPCCGSGGMFVQSAKFVENHSGNINDISIYGQDSNPTTWKLAQMNLAIRGIEPDLGKYAADTFLDDQHPTMRADYIMANPPFNLSNWGAEQLKDDVRWQYGMPPASNANFAWLQHMIYHLAPGGRMGMVLANGSLSSQSSGEGDIRKNIVNADLVDCIIAMPTQLFYTTQIPVSLWFISKRKKQAGKTLFIDARKMGVMVSRKLRELADEDIKKIADTYNAYVSGTLEDVKGFCAVVDTEKIAEQDYILTPGRYVGVEEQEDDGESFEEKMARLTSELSDLFKQSHKLEAEIKEKLGAIGYEI, encoded by the coding sequence ATGGCAGAGAAAAACACCGCCGACATTGGATTTGAAAAACAGATTTGGAATGCGGCCTGTGTACTTCGGGGCAACATGGATGCTTCGGAGTATAAGGGCGTTGTTCTTGGTCTGATTTTCTTGAAATATATTTCGGATCGTTTTGAAGAAAAGTACAATCAGTTAGTTGCAGATGGTGATGGTTTTGAGGAAGATCGTGACGAGTACACATCGGAGGGAATCTTCTTTGTGCCTGCTGGTGCGCGTTGGAGCGATGTTTCTGCAAAGGCACATGACCCGGAAATCGGTCAGGTAATTGACGATGCAATGCGCGCTATCGAAAAAGAAAACGCGCGCCTAAAAGATATTCTGCCAAAGAATTTTGCGCGTCCGGAACTGGATAAACGTCGGTTGGGCGAAGTCGTTGACCTGTTTACGAACATCAAAATGATTGAACATGGCAGCGAAAAGGATATTCTGGGACGCACTTATGAATACTGCCTGTCTATGTTTGCAGAACAGGAAGGCAAGCGCGGCGGCGAGTTCTTTACGCCGTCCTGCGTTGTGCGGACGCTGGTAGAAGTGCTGCAACCGTTTAAGGGACGAGTGTATGACCCTTGCTGCGGCAGTGGTGGTATGTTTGTTCAGTCTGCAAAATTTGTAGAGAACCATAGTGGAAATATCAACGATATCTCGATTTATGGACAGGATTCCAACCCGACCACATGGAAACTGGCACAGATGAACCTTGCCATTCGTGGCATTGAACCCGACCTTGGCAAGTATGCAGCAGACACATTCCTCGATGATCAGCATCCGACCATGCGGGCAGACTATATTATGGCGAATCCCCCTTTCAACCTGTCGAATTGGGGCGCAGAGCAGCTCAAAGATGATGTACGCTGGCAGTATGGTATGCCGCCTGCAAGCAACGCGAACTTTGCATGGCTTCAGCACATGATTTATCATCTTGCACCGGGCGGCCGCATGGGTATGGTGCTTGCAAATGGTTCTCTTTCCTCTCAGTCTAGCGGTGAAGGTGACATCCGCAAAAATATTGTGAATGCTGACCTTGTGGATTGCATCATTGCCATGCCGACACAGCTTTTCTATACCACACAGATTCCGGTTTCGCTTTGGTTTATCTCCAAGCGCAAGAAACAGGCTGGTAAAACGCTGTTTATTGATGCCCGGAAGATGGGCGTTATGGTGAGCCGTAAGTTGCGGGAACTAGCCGATGAGGATATTAAAAAGATTGCCGATACCTACAATGCTTATGTTAGTGGTACACTGGAAGATGTAAAAGGTTTCTGCGCAGTTGTTGATACGGAGAAAATTGCAGAGCAGGATTATATTTTAACGCCGGGTCGTTATGTTGGTGTTGAGGAACA